One Euphorbia lathyris chromosome 1, ddEupLath1.1, whole genome shotgun sequence DNA segment encodes these proteins:
- the LOC136210915 gene encoding uncharacterized protein encodes MAVWSILLEIFKRPTIGDILTELAMITIPLWIAVLVGVVVGWTWKPKWANLGREFFDSSVSKGFPLSGASSYIPSSNSLKFQLPGCISWIADNGIQINSSSSSQPDLDADCSSSRLENEKSNVVNEEDLEYLYKLVEEKDGGPAWIHMMERSTSTMSYQAWRRDLESGPPQYRSRTVFEDATPEMVRDFFWDDEYRLKWDDMLIHASSLEECPTTGTIVGQWIRKFPFFCSDREYIIGRRIWESGRMYYCVTKGVPCSSVPRRNKPRRVDLYYSSWCIRAVESNKGDGQLTSCEVLLFHYEDMGIPWEIAKLGVRQGMWGAVKKFDPALRIYQKQRAAGSPVSRSAFMAQINTKVSPDYVRSLESNGSCSSEVDNQDSSKKQGGNIPKLLVIGGAVALACTLDRGLLTKAVIFGVARRFANIGRRL; translated from the exons ATTTTTAAGAGACCCACAATTGGGGATATCCTTACTGAGCTTGCTATGATTACCATTCCTTTATGGATTGCTGTTCTTGTGGGTGTGGTGGTAGGATGGACATGGAAACCCAAATGGGCGAATTTGGGTAGAGAATTCTTTGATTCTTCCGTTTCTAAGGGATTCCCTTTATCCGGCGCATCTTCTTATATACCTAGCTCCAATTCCTTGAAGTTTCAGTTGCCTGGTTGTATCTCTTGGATTGCTGACAACGGGATTCAAATcaattcttcttcctcttcacaGCCTGACCTCGATGCCGATTGCAG TTCATCACGGTTAGAAAACGAAAAATCCAATGTTGTGAATGAAGAAGATTTGGAGTATTTATATAAGCTTGTGGAAGAGAAAGATGGAGGTCCTGCTTGGATTCATATGATGGAACGTTCTACCTCAACCATGAGCTATCAAGCTTGGCGTAGAGACCTCGAG AGTGGTCCACCGCAGTACCGGAGCCGAACTGTTTTTGAGGATGCAACGCCTGAAATGGTGAGGGACTTCTTTTGGGATGATGAATATCGGTTGAAGTGGGATGACATGCTTATACACGCTTCAAGCTTAGAGGAGTGTCCTACCACAGGAACCATTGTCGGCCAGTGGATACGCAAG TTTCCGTTCTTTTGTAGTGACAGAGAATACATCATAGGTCGTCGAATTTGGGAATCAGGTCGAATGTATTACTGCGTTACAAAG gGAGTTCCTTGCTCCTCTGTGCCGAGACGCAATAAACCAAGACGTGTTGATTTGTACTACTCGAGCTGGTGCATTCGTGCTG TTGAATCAAATAAAGGGGATGGTCAGTTGACTTCGTGCGAGGTGCTACTTTTCCATTATGAAGACATGGGTATTCCTTGGGAGATTGCAAAGCTTGGAGTCCGGCAGGGTATGTGGGGAGCTGTGAAGAAGTTCGACCCTGCTTTACGTATATACCAGAAGCAAAGAGCTGCCGGAAGCCCAGTTTCACGTTCTGCTTTTATGGCTCAGATCAACACCAAAGTCAGCCCGGACTATGTGAGATCTCTGGAGAGCAACGGTAGTTGTTCCTCAGAGGTTGATAATCAGGATTCATCCAAGAAACAAGGGGGGAACATACCGAAGCTACTAGTAATTGGCGGAGCGGTTGCTCTAGCTTGCACTCTCGACAGGGGCTTGTTGACTAAGGCAGTTATATTCGGAGTGGCTAGAAGATTCGCAAACATTGGAAGGAGGTTGTGA